TCTGTATTGCACAGTGATAAGTTATGACTGTTCTAAAGGTCCTATATGTTATTTTGATCTGCATTTTTGAGATACAGTTCAGCCTTTTATTGATCAGAAATAATCCCCTTGCCACAGAGTCTTTTGGACTTTGGGACGGTGAAGTTGTAGGAAAAGGTAGATGGATGTGGATATGTTAAGGGAGCAAGAGAAATGATCCAACGCAAGGAATTGTGAGGAATGTGCACGTGTGTAAGAACCCCCTGTGCTTTTTTCTTAGCAGCAGATGATGTTTTTGAAACTGTGAGTGATCGTGAACTGAGGCAAATCTTTGAGGGGCAGAATCGAATTCATCTGGAAATCAAACAGCTTAACAGGCAACTGGACATGATTCTGGATGAGCAGAGGAGATACGTCTCTGCAGTCACAGAGGAGATTGCCAAAAGAGGAGCTGGGTTTCCAGGTCATCAGGGACAGGTAAATAAAACCCATGGTGATTCAGAGCCCAGCCTGATTTCAGCAGTGGGATCCATTTGCTTTTTCCAAGATATGTTGatctttttcctccccctgcccctaCCAGGTTTCCCAGCAAGAGATAGAGACAGTTGTGAAAACTCAAGAAGAGGTCATTAGACAAGTAAAGGAAATAAGGTAAACACCTTCCAAATATTAAGGgtgtgttttgaattttttggttttccttttaaatcctGTGTGTTACTTCAGTGGGACAATATTGACAAACTTGATGTTTGCATCAGTTCCTCAGTGAAGACTCTCtgcatatatttaatttctgtagtAAAGTCAGTTCATGCCCCAAGGATTGCTAAGCACCCtaatttgtctctttttttatcATGAAATTCCACTTCAACAGGTAAGTTCCCCTTTAAAAACAATGAAGTAAAACCATTATCTTGAAGGTGCTGTTTGTACATAGATTTGTGAAGATGCTTGTGTTTGATGAGGATGTCTCAATActtctttaatattttgctgttgctgtcttAATCAGGAATGCCTTTAAGCTGGTTTAGCCCTTCATTTGTAGCAGCTAAAACCTTCCTTaccttgtattttttaaaaaaaggagaaaacacttcCTTCAGTTGTgcttcccccccgccccccccggtATTAGTTCAAGGGCAGCTCTTGTGATTTATCTAAGTAGGTCAGTTTTTTTGTAGAATGAAGATTAGAGTGCTTCCATTTTTGCACTTGTTCTTCCACGGAAGCTTTTCTGTTAATATTCTTGACAAATCTTTATACCTTGCAAGCAAATTAGATTTTCTTGTTAATATTGGCAGTCTGCCCTTTTAGTGACTACTTACCAGCTCGGAGTTTGCATAACATCATCTTTATATATTTCTTAGATTaaagaaatgctttatttagagagagaaataaacagCCCCTTGGTGCATTGCTTGTCATCCTGCAGGAAAAGGACTTAGGGGCCAAGTAATTTTCTTGGCAAGATTGTGGATTTCTTCATCATCTGATTACAGAAGAATCTTGCATGTTCCTACAATAGAAACTATCAGCAGGGTATTATTAATGCAAAAGTCAATATAAATTCAATTTGATACAGCCTGTGTCTATTAAGGgaagttattttgcttttaacaaaGACTGGATCAGTCTGGGGGAAGGTGAGTGTGCAGATCGCTACTCATTATGTAGATACGGTTCTGTTAGGAGGGAGAAGAACTAAGTGAGTGTCCCACTTACTTTGTAACACTGTGAGGCATATGGAAAGACAGAATTACTGTCAGTGGTTTTTAGGCAGTGGGCATGATGGGTTATTTAAGATAAAACCTTCCAGtgagaaatttatttctaaaatatattattataataCTAATTGCAAGTCCAGGTAAATGAAAAATTGCTGACCACTCTACAAAGAGTTAGGAGTGCTCTGTGAAAGCATTGAAGTAAGCTCCCATCTGAACCAAATGGAAAGttttaagtaaattaaaaagaaatccaaaggcATACATTTTGATTGTCTATTCTGTTAATAATGAGGAGATTATCATTCACATGATAAATATTTTAGCTGTAGAATAATCCTCTTTTGCAACTCAAAAGAAACAGCACACTACAGGAAAATTATATAAACATATTGATTAGAgattaaggtttttttctctcattgaCTAGTTTACCTCAAACCAAATTAGTTATGAAACCTCAACTTTTTCtggatttaatttcatttgttgTAGAAGCAAAATGAATTCGCAATAAGACAATGTTAAGTATTATGACAGTGCATATGGGAAATGAGTTCCTCATATAAATGGTAATCATGAAACAAGGATGTATCTAAATCTTTTCTTATCCCTAAAGcctctttgtttttatttctttcatgactgcttttatttatttatttatttatttatttttcaaacagcttttggttttcttcaaaGATTGCATTAAACTCTGCTGATCCTAAAGCCTTGGCAAGAGCCTCAGACAGAACTCTTGTTCTATAGCCCTCATCAGTCAGGCAGGCAAAGGAGAAGTTCTGGCAACAGAATATTTGCTAGTTCTTATTCTCAGCGTGACCGAGATATGGGGCACTCTACAAATGGCAACTGTCCGTGCaattaactatttttaaaaatcatagtTTGACTAAAGGATCATTTCTTGAGAGGTATTCTCGAAAGCTAGAAGAAATTTGCTGCCTTTTGGGGCAACTATGTATTTCAGCCTAATTCTAACGAACTAAAAAAGGTCCAGAATAACTGCTGTTTGTAGAAAAGCTGATGTGTTTTGAAAGTTGGTTTGCTGTTTGTCCTGTTTCAGAAGTTCTGTGACTGATGCTCTGAGATCCATCAGTGGAGCTCAAcaccctggctctgcaggagtCTATGAAACAACTCAGCACTTCAACGACATCAAAGAACACCTTCATGTAGTCAAGAGGGACATAGAGCATTTAGTACAACGAAACACGGTAATTTATGTGCTGGGAGTGTAAAGCATGAGTGTAACACAGCTTTCTTTGGCTGTTAGTGAAAAGCTAGGATGAGCCAGCATGCAGTTTAGGGAGCAATTAATCCTTCATTAAGCTGCTTCGCTAAAACTATGCTGCCTTGACCTAACTGCATGATCTGGGTCTCGATGAGAAGTTTTGCACAAAGAGCATGATTTTTAGTCTTAATTTCCTGTGGAAACAAGGTCAAGCAATTAGGTTTTctgggtgcttttttttttttgtgtttgtccCCCTGTTTAACAGCTCTATACAGAGGAGATTCTGTGATGCTTCTGCACACAAGGGAGAGCTTTAATCAGAGGAAACTCAGGCAGACTCTGCTTAAGGTTTCTAAGTGCAAAAAAGACTGTGTTCATATCCAGGAGTACCTTAGTCTAGCCTAGGTAGCAATTAAGCTGAATTAGCTTATGATCCATAGAAGGTCCTTGATTAATTTACCATATTTATGTATTCTTTTCTATATAACCCTCAATTTAACATCAGGCAATTTATCTGAGAAACATAAAAGCGGAAGGGGAGAGTGAGATGAGGAGTAAGATTATTTTTCAGAGTACTGTAATTTCTCTCCATTTTCTGCTTGTGCTCCAATTTTTACATCACGTTGCAAAGCCCTTGTTTTGTAAGTCTTTTGATAGGATGTCTTGTTTGgtcttttcttggtttttagCCATCCAGTGAGAAACCAAAGTGTCCAGAGTTGCCACCGTTTCCATCCTGCTTATCTACAATGCATTTCTTCATATTTGTGGCGGTGCAAACTGTGTTATTCATTGGTTATGTCATGTATAGGTAAGTCTTGTGTGGCTTAAAGACAGCAGGGCAAATAGTTTTAGAACTGCTGACTGATAATGTCATTGGAATGGCATCATTGTGTTAATCTTGTTAAAACAAGCAATCATTCAGATTGGAGGAGACCTTGGGAGGTCTCCAGTTGAATCTTCTGCTCCAAACGGAGTCCACACTGAATTCAGACAAGGTCACTTGGGGTTTAAACTGGTCAGGTCTTCAAAACCTCTAAGAATGCAGAATTTACCACTGTCCCAGAACTCATTGGAAATGTTGAATTTTCATAATGAAGTTTGGTTTATTCTATCCCCACTCACCCACCGGGTATCAAGTGGGAACCTGACCTGTTTCAGCCTGACTGTtgtgtcttttattttcttttcttttttttctatctaaGCTAATTGGGATGGTTTTTCTGttgtcttcctcctccttgtgATGTCATAATGTTGAAATTCTATTTGCATTGATGGAAAAGACAACCTCCATGCTTGGTAGTCTTTTTGCCATTGGCTGGAATGATGATTTCCAAGACAAACAAGGAGCTTTTCCCCTCCAGTTCTTTGTGATGCCTTTGTAATTCCAGCACCTGGATGTGGTTGATCCATAGTGTCTGTATCCACTAAGAAAATTAATGATCTGTGCCAGAGGGAAAAGTAAATCCTTTCCCTGAATAGTTGCATGGGTTTCCTTTTCTAAGCTGATCTTTTGGCCAATCAGATACCGAGAAGCTTCAGAAAAtgttaagaatattttaaaagtctgtttgtttgttctttcatTGTTTCTGGCTTTTGTCCAGAATGtggggttgtttggttttttccttttgtgtctgATGCAAAATTGGAACTACAGTGATGCTACCCATGTCTTTGTGAGTAGAAAAAATTATATCCTGTTTTTGTGATATGACTTAACATTTCCTCTAAGTCTCTGTTGATAAGGAATGGAATCTTCTAATcctcaaataaatgaaaatttacaACAGTTAGCTAGTTTTAAGTTAAAAAGACTTGAAGaattcttttctgccttttctttcaggAGCCaacaagaagcagcagccaaaaaGTTCTTTTGATGACCTGTTCCTTTTGTGTGTATGTAACAGCAGTCTGTATGCACAGAAAATTCTACACTTCTGTAAATGAGGGAAATTTTAGTGTTGGATATACTTCAATATTATAAATTATTgaattttgttaaataaaatgagTTCTCATTTAAGGTGTTGATGCTAAAACAGGGAGCAACTGCTGGATGGGGGAAGACTGCACCCTATCTAGGTCTGTGTTTTCAGCTGACTTTTTCATTAATACTGAAAGGCAAATTCCCGATTCCTCTGCTTTGTTAAGATTCCAGAGGAGGAGTTGAAACACCCAGGCTTGGTGTTTGTTCAGAGTGTGAATTGCAGATGGATGATTTGTGCAGAAAATTTGCTACTAAGTGTCCTGACatagcagttaaaaaaaagaaaagaaaaagaaggtagGAAAATCCCACACCTCAAAGAACTGTTCTTTTGtggggtttggtggttttttggcaGGTAAAAACTTActataaacattttatttgtttaccACTTGGATTTAAAAGTGTAAGAATATCTTCTTTAATTctcatttaaacattttttaatgcgTGGATACAAAGACAGGCCTTTAAGACCCTGACTGTTGATACCTGATGTAAAACACCAATTATAGAGAGCATGCGAAGAAAGGCTTTTCTCCTTATTTTGCAGTCTGATTTTGGGCAGTGAGAGAAAATGTGATAAAGTAATTTCTTCAAGTATATTGTGGGGctgatttcttctttcataGTTTCAATAATGTGTCTGTAATTTTTTGGGGAGATTTGTGGAACTTTTCCAGCAAACATGATTGCTTTATCTGTCTTCCAATCTGATTGTATCAAGGATATGTTTAGTGTGTGAATTTGTCTTTACTTTCCTAAAGCTGTCTTGTGTCTTTCATGTATCAAGTCCAGATGCTTTGATTTAAATCTTGACATGGTGAATATTGTAAACTGCAGGTATTGAGTGTTAACCCATTTCTTCACAAACTAGCTTCAGACACGTTTGTTAATCTGTAGAACCAGTATTTTGTGTCAATTCCTGCCTGGATATCAAAAGCATAAGGCTGAACATGTGATTTTGATACTGCTTATCAAGTGAACATTtgcttcaggaaagaaagaaagcagagggCCCAACTTAGGAAtgtgaaattaattaattttgcctTGTTTACATATCGGTGGTAACTTTGTCCTTGAGTTGTGTGTAGAATTAGAGTAAGTATTTCTGTAGTTTCCTGAATTCTATAAAATACACAAATGCATCAGGATATTTCACTTAGAACTGTTAATTTGTTTGTCTGAATCTGCAAAAATGATCTGTAATATGACTACTCCTATTGCATTTCTACAGTCTGCTCCCTTGGAGTGCAACACGTGCTGCCAAATTCGCTGTAATGAAGAACACTTCAGTATTGTGCCTGTCAGTTTGGAGAAATGATAAATCTATGCAATATATTTTGTTACTTCTAATACAGTGTCCAAAAAGTGAATGTCTGTGCTATACCAAGAGAATGACACTGCCTACACACCAATTAACACATCTGCAGTATGGAGGATACTCTAAGTGGTGTAGCTTTATAGATTCATTTCTAAATTTGAGCAGATTTTGCTGTACTAATGAGAGAAACTATTGCCTCAGGCTAATCAATGAATAAACAACTTTTCAGATAAAGCAGAATAACACATTGGAATTTATCGCTTCAGTTCTTTCAACACCAGCAAATATTTCCAGGTGCCTTGAATCTAAGCTATTACAACCCTGACTCTTGTAACTAAACgtaatatattttcttaaatggtTCTGAAATTGTGCAGTGGTGGTTCCTTTCAGTTGCAGACCTTCTTTTATCAGTGCAACATCCAAACAGAGCTCCTTCTCTCACAGCAGGCTTTGCAAAACCCCTTATGCAGAAAGTATTTTGATAAATATCTGGCAAAATGTGGAGCAGTTCTGATGTGCCCATTGGAATGAGCCTGGATTTTTGTTACTGTGAATTTACCCACCCATTCCTTTGGTTTaaagctggagcagcctgtacttctgtttgtttggttagaaagaagagcaggctgggggtgaTGTCTAGGGGGAAACTTGAAACCTACAGTTTTCTCTTCAGGAGGAGGCTGCTTGATCAGACACGTCTCCCACGTGCAACGAGAAAACTTCTGTGGTAGGGAACAGTGGGTCTAACATGGAACATCAGAAGACTGGTAACTTCGCTTCATGATTCATTTCACAATCGTCTCTCCTTGGAGCTTCCATAACTCACTGGATCAAAAGAAAACTCCCAACTGCCCAGCTCAGTTTTCATCCTGTCTTCTTGAAGTAATAGCAAGAAATTTGgattttaagaatattttttcagtcaaTGTAGCCTCCTGTTAGGAGGTTTCTTTCAACAGTGACAGTGTGTTTGATTCTTATCCAGTAAGATTTCCCAGCTAGGAGGAAAAGACACCTTGGAATTGAGTTGGACAATATTAGAGAGAATAAGTTATATTTGAATTGTGGATGATAAGTAGCAAATATTTGGCAATGACAAGAGAATGGGATTGTACTGGTGGGGGGTTGTTAAACAGATGGTGATCCCTGAATCCTTTACAAGTCAAATGCACAATACGGTTTGTAAATTAACTGCTCTGGTTTGTAACTTCTGTGGGAAGAAAATCTGACCTTTCTCAATGGATCAATTACTGTAACACCAAAAAATGTCtactggttttttattttattttaaattcaaacaGCTGGCAGTTTCATGTTTGTTTCTGACTGATGTAAATTGATACTTGGAGTTCAGAGATAACCTTGTTTGAATAAAGGTGCATATTTTTAGtaagcctttttcttttcatttggtACGTGTCCATGAAATCTAAGCAAGTGTATTTGAAGCATTCTTTACCCTCAGTTCAGAGTCTGAATACTTACAGACCTGGGTTCAGTTCTACCTGACACTGGGGAGTTAATGGTATTCTGGGGCTGAATTCCCTCTGTCATTTTTCCCCAGCCAGGAGCAAGATTTTAGCAAGTGGAGGAAGAGGGATCTTTGAATTGAATCTATTCAAGCTGACTAAACCCTAAAATGCATCTTTCTGATGGTCCAGCTGCTAGAAAAGGCAACATCCTCTTGGTAGAGGGCTGAATCAGGGCAGAATCCTGATTCTTCCAAGAACTCCTATGTATTTTTGCATTATGTGACTGTTAGGAACACAGAATCTAGAAAAGACTGGGAGTTCGGATGGCATTTTTGGGCTGGCCTCTCTGTGAGGCTTTTATCTTTAGCTCTGGAATTTGCCTGTTTCAAGACTGAATGCTGGGGTTAGAGATCCGTGTGTTCCTTGGGTGTGGAACACAGGCTTTTTTATATCACCTACTTTTAACAGATAAAACAGGAACAGAGTCTTTAATTTTGATTTCACTTAAGCTAGATGGAAAAGACATAGATTTAAAGCAAAGGAAGTGGCAACATGAGTACTTAATTAGCTGCTGTCTGTATGTTTTTATGAAGTGTGGGATTCCTGTCATCAACAAAAAGTAGTAAGTTTTTTAACTTCAATAGAGCACCTGCCTGAAACAGAATTATTCTGGGGGTACTGGCTGTGTTTTGCCTTTTGTCACCAGTCTCTCTTGTGgtttctcagcagcttcagtACCAATAGGCCCAGTAACTTTCAAAGCCCTTTTCGTTATCTTTGATCTCAAAATTAACATTGGAAAGCCTTTTGCTGATTGCAGGGGTGAGACCTGGAGGGCAAGACCTCTCAGCAGTCCTTCCCCAAGCCAATTCTTGCCTTTCTCAATCCTGTGAAAGCATCACTTCCAGGCACAAAATGATGTTAGAAACATTTCTAGAGGGATCAAAGCCTACAGCCAAGTTAGGGAAGCTTCTCTTCAGTAAAGACCAACAGTGAAAAGCTTAAGAGGTACCACTTCCCATACACTTGGAGAAGACTCTTGAGACCTAACACTGGAAAAATCAGTGCTCCATGTAGTGTTTGCAAAGTTCCAGCTAggagaattttaaataaagatgaGGATGACTTGGATTTCATGATTCTGAGTGGGAGTTTCAAAAAGAAAGTTAAAGTTTCTTGTTTAGTTACTAGTAATCCAGGATTTCAGAACGtcctggggtttgtttttggttttggggggggctttggttggttggtttttggttttgtttttttagtaGTAATAGGTCTGCTTTAATTAGAAAGGCTGTAATATATATTAAGGCATTAGGCAAACTGGAATCCTCCCATCTCTCAGTTCTCATTGAAATTATGAGAGTGCTGGGAGAACCATTTAGATAATCAAAATTCCAGAATGTTGCATTAAGGCATGTGCAGTCACTGCAGTAGGATAAATGCTCAAAACCCAAACTCATGAATTTTGGAGACCTAGCAGgtgattttctttcctaaaatagTCTATGACCTAGGTAGCAGATCCTGGAAATCTTCACCTGGGTAGACCTGGTGAGGCTAATGATGCAAATAAAAGTTTGAAAGATGAGGACCTACAGAAACAATCTACACCCAAAAGGTATCCAGACTGTTTCATGGCATACACACTCAGACTTATTTATTCTTTATCAGCAATTAGGATTACAAACAGCAGGTGTTCTATGCAGCACCAAAGCAGGGATGTAGATGGAGACAGCCTGGGCAAGAGCTGACAGAAACCCAAAAGAAAGAACAGTAAGAAGATCTCGCTTCCTTTGGGGTTACTTTCTTGAAATAAAGTAATCATAGCAGTGATGCCTCATTCATCTGGGAGATAAATCAACCATGTGAAGAAGGGCTGAAGAAAAACTGTACCAAATACTTTCTGTCCAGTGGGATAAAAAGAATCAGTGTTTTTGCTTAATGAAGAATTCAAGTTTTCAAATCTCAAATCTGAGTGTTTACCACTCAGCAGCCTGAATTTTGCTGTTTTACTATGGCTATTGAGTCAAGCAGGTTTTCAATTCAGATCAAGGGAATGTTGTGATTTCTGTGAAAGTGAGAGAGAGCTTCAAAACTGAAGATATCAACATTGCTATTGCACACTATAAttgatttgtgtgtgtgcatgtacaaTTAGCTTAAAGTATTAATGGAAAAAGTAGGTAGCTGCATCTAATGATTTTTTTGGAGTAATCTGAACCATCTGCCTCTATATATTAAGGAGTTCACTCTTTAATCCAGATTATGGCTGACAAACTGGTTTTGGCATTCACGTTTCACTAGCACTGTGCCCTTGAAGAGCTGATGTGGCTGTAGAAACTCTCTCGCTTACAACTGTtgtgtttgaaaacattttttgtttggctttcttGTAGTTGTTTTCTTAtagctccttttctttttcttttttttctttttttttttttttttttttttttttgagaagatgGCCTTTCTAATGAAAAGTATGTTGAGCAACCAGGTAAAGAATTTGGGACTTGGAGGTGGAggggaagaaagcaaagaagaaagcaCTCCTTCtgatccagcagcagctgcaggaatgacCAGAGAGGAGTATGAGGAATATCAAAAGCAAATGGTTGAGGAGAAGTGAGTACCTGTTCCCTTATTATGAGCACGGGGCTAATTCTTGGTAACTTTATGCAGATAAAAATAACCCAAGAAAAAGCCAAACATGCAGctcttcagtattttttttttagaagcagATGAATCTTTGCTAAAAAgactttccaaaacaaaagTTCCCCAACTGGAAATGATAAAATATTATGTTCCTTCTTCCTGCCCCCCCTGCAACTCTCTCCTATGCTTTCCTGCTATCTCCGCAGCTTCATATGCTGGATTCATTCCTAGGTGATGTTACTTTATCTAGAAAAATTTTCCAAGATGTTTGTATTTAATTCTCAAATGTATATGATTTGTTCTCCTAGAGCTCCATGTCGAGTATTCTTTCAATAGGTAATATTTCGTTGTACACATTTATTATGGCAGACCTGAAAAAGTACTGGGTGCTATATTAAATGCTCATTTATCTTGAGCAAAGGTTTAAgatggttggtttttttctaaaatccactaaataaagcagaattttaaaattaattaagtcTCAATTTTGACTGTAAAGACAATCTTTATCTCTTCCTGTGTTTATGAAAACAAGTAAAATGGAGGACTTGGCATGCAGGAGTTCAAATTATGCACAATTATAAATAAAACGATTGACTTTTAAATCTCAAATGCATCTGTTCCTCTAATGGTCAATTACATAATGGTTGTGTAAATCCTTCTTGTAAGATGATTATAGGTACGGGGTTAATGACTGACAGAATTTGAGGTATCCAGGTCTGTATTTAGCATCAGACATTTCTATCAGGAAACCCTGAAGAGGTGTTATTTagtctggaaaaaaacacagaatgttTTGCTCTGCCTTATGTCAGGGGGTATTTAAAAGAGGAATGACCACCTGCTGGCAGGAAGATGTTTTATGGAGACTGAGAAGCAACACAGGATTCCTGGGACAGGGAAATGCCTGGGAAAAGAATTACTTCTATACTGTTTTTAAGTGGTGCATGTGTCCTTTCCATACTGAACCGTAGTGAGGAAGCAGGGCAGGAGTACCCCTATAGGACTGTTAGAAACTCTAAAAGAAAAGATCATCTCAGGAAGAGATGTGGTTCTGTGTCAGAAATCTCTGGCGTGGGCAGAGCATGTTCCTGTTTCAGGGGTCCCTGGATTTTGCCCAGTGTTCAGCTGTGCAGGAATGGAGACCAGAAAAGTAAATGTGCCTTGCTGAAGTTGTGCTCAGTTTTGAACCCGCAACCAACTAGGCTTTGCGTCCTCCTCAGATTTTAGgtttgtttgtgggggttttgtttttagagagagagaaatccAAAAACTCATTTTGGAAACAGAGGAAaagtaatatttcattttgccaGTAGCTTTTATGTGCCAAAATACCTATGCTGAAACAAGATCAATTTTGCAATAGAATTTCCATGAAAATGCTAccaggggaaaaaggaaattaaagggAGAGGGGGGTGAAAGGTGAGTGTTATCAAATGTTACCAAAAATCTTTGAGGAGATACATTTTGCAAGTATGTAATATGCACATATGtaatctaaaaaaatatttgtgcagaCCAATCCTTAAAtctaatgaaaacattttataaaatcaCAGATTAATTCAGTGCTTTTCCATACAGGGAAGCTTTAGAATTCATTGCCCTTGTGAAACAATGAATGGACAAGGAAAGACCAGGAAAATTCACAGGTGACAGAAGCACAGGAAGTGTGGCCCCTTGGCATCACTTTATTGGTATTGCTCCTTTTGTGCCTTTGGACAAGTTACTTGGGGAATAACTCCCGTGTGTAACTTTTTGCAGCCAAGCAACTGGTTCCGTGCAAAAGATTGTATTTATTAACATCTTGAAGGAACATTTGTTCTGATTTCCAGGATGGAAAGAGATGCAGCATTTGCACAGAAAAAAGCAGAGCGAGCCGTTCTGAGGGTTCACCTGAGAGAAAAGTACAGACTGCCCAAGGTAAGCCTGTAGCTCATGAGCTCATCTAGTCCAGAGGCCAAATTTCAAACAATTTTAAACTGCCTGTTCCTTTTTCCTTAGTGATCCTGACACTGTCAAATATtcccaggaaaaccaaaatattgaaagcaaaagcttcaagcagcagagaaatctggaagctttttaaaagcaggcagcagctgcaataGCTTCTGGATCATGACAGAGAGCACAGTTAGATTGACAGCTTTTTCCTGACATGAAGTCACCTGGATACAAAAAAGGATAGCTCTCTACTGTATTCAAAGTGGTTTTCCTGGTTTAGAGGGGAGACTCACTCATTATTTTCTCATCATCTTGTTTTCAGGGTTTTAACTGCAGAACCCTTATTTAGCAAAAGTTTAGCAAAGTACAGGCTTTAGCACTAAACCTATGGTAAACATCCATGGATCTcacttatttaaaatattttttttaattatggtGTTATTTTGTAAGcttgtgccatgggcaggagaGAGGTAATACAGGACAGAATATTTCTCCAGGGATTTGGATCACACATTTGCTCTGACCTATCACTAGTGGGAAGATGTTGGCATATTTCATTTATACCCCTCAAGGAAATGTGTGGTGGTTCTTAGCAGTTTGAGAGTTTATTTGTATTACTCACCTGCCAGCTCATTACCACTCATTTTCTGATCAGTACTTTCCAGTGCTTTTGATTAATTAAAATGGAGGAAGGTAAAGAATCCATCTCCTGTAATTTAACTGCAAAAAAATGTAGTGCTTAATCCAAACACGTCATTTAGGGACTCATTATCAACAGAAAGAGACCAGGACTTGTAGCCTCATCTAGCCAAGCTTTTAAACAAGCATTTAAGATGGAGCTGGGTCACCTCCTGGTGGCTATGTCTCTTCAGGTGACAGCTGAAGTCAGCTAAGATGTATTCCACCCCTAAGAGCCTGGTTCTTCTGGTGCTCTAGCTGGACAACATACTCTGAGGGTGAGTTTAATTACAGAAAGATTAattatgcaaaaaaattaagtcCAAGATTCTAAGTGACTGATTGGATTGGAGGCCTAAGTCTCTAAACACCAGCATTTTAATTAGCAGCCGAGGAGTAAAATATCATTaggctttgctttccttttggaGGCATATGCTGAGACAGCTCCTGAGTAGCACTTACCCAGCATCTTGCCAGAGCTTTCAGCTCCAAGAGGGGCTGCTTTGGAAAGCTCCAGGATACTTGAGTGCCCAGGTCTCAACTAAACATCAGTGCAGCTGGGTGTCTCTGTGGTTTTGAAATTCTCCCACTTGTAGTGCTTTTTTCAGCTTGAGATGGTAACCAGGTCTCCAGTCCCCCTTGGCTGAG
This genomic stretch from Corvus hawaiiensis isolate bCorHaw1 chromosome Z, bCorHaw1.pri.cur, whole genome shotgun sequence harbors:
- the CPLX4 gene encoding complexin-4, which encodes MAFLMKSMLSNQVKNLGLGGGGEESKEESTPSDPAAAAGMTREEYEEYQKQMVEEKMERDAAFAQKKAERAVLRVHLREKYRLPKSELDENQIQMAGDDVGLPEDLQKMVAEDQEEEEDKDSILGQLQNIQNMDMDAIKEKAQATFTEMKQAAEQKCSMM